The following are from one region of the Dermacentor albipictus isolate Rhodes 1998 colony chromosome 5, USDA_Dalb.pri_finalv2, whole genome shotgun sequence genome:
- the LOC135908105 gene encoding uncharacterized protein isoform X5, giving the protein MSLPSGICKFMIFADVRVPRESEEFVAVSNQPTTRPDSRRYPVQWLLAEAAFSVFLKMAAVASSTDYLLSLDADGDFYDSLDVRKHAVAIIGRYLTKNIRRYGFARHRMASSANDSSKLWKHHRMLFGQATSIVNAFKRYHKVQVPLPLSLSFGVLQYDVKRDHSNESPRPSGLNCSTTTLQPFTTVCGTKSTFKSGGNGESMLCHY; this is encoded by the exons ATGTCACTCCCGAGCGGTATTTGCAAGTTCATGATATTCGCGGACGTCCGAGTGCCGAGAGAGTCCGAGGAGTTTGTGGCCGTCTCCAACC AACCAACAACACGGCCAGATTCACGTCGATATCCTGTCCAATGGCTTCTTGCAGAAGCTGCGTTCAGCGTCTTTCTAAAGATGGCTGCCGTTGCCTCGTCCACCGATTATCTACTCTCCCTGGACGCCGACGGAGATTTCTATGACAGCCTCGATGTGCGAAAACATGCAGTGGCCATCATAGGCCGCTATCTGACGAAGAACATTCGTCGCTATGGCTTTGCTCGACACCGGATGGCCAGTTCGGCCAATGACAGCAGCAAGTTGTGGAAGCACCACAGGATGCTTTTC GGACAAGCAACCAGCATCGTGAACGCCTTCAAGCGCTATCACAAGGTACAGGTGCCTTTGCCCCTGTCACTGTCCTTTGGCGTCTTACAATATGACGTCAAGAGAGACCACAGCAACGAAAGTCCGCGTCCAAGCGGACTTAACTGTTCCACCACGACCCTCCAGCCATTCACTACG GTGTGTGGTACCAAGTCAACCTTTAAGAGCGGTGGGAACGGAGAGAGCATGCTGTGCCATTACTAG
- the LOC135908105 gene encoding uncharacterized protein isoform X4: MMVLVLAMVCILLVAAQSSERPLVVCVVRAQLRQPMSLPSGICKFMIFADVRVPRESEEFVAVSNQPTTRPDSRRYPVQWLLAEAAFSVFLKMAAVASSTDYLLSLDADGDFYDSLDVRKHAVAIIGRYLTKNIRRYGFARHRMASSANDSSKLWKHHRMLFGQATSIVNAFKRYHKVQVPLPLSLSFGVLQYDVKRDHSNESPRPSGLNCSTTTLQPFTTVCGTKSTFKSGGNGESMLCHY; encoded by the exons AGCGCCCTCTTGTGGTGTGCGTGGTCCGCGCTCAGCTTCGCCAACCAATGTCACTCCCGAGCGGTATTTGCAAGTTCATGATATTCGCGGACGTCCGAGTGCCGAGAGAGTCCGAGGAGTTTGTGGCCGTCTCCAACC AACCAACAACACGGCCAGATTCACGTCGATATCCTGTCCAATGGCTTCTTGCAGAAGCTGCGTTCAGCGTCTTTCTAAAGATGGCTGCCGTTGCCTCGTCCACCGATTATCTACTCTCCCTGGACGCCGACGGAGATTTCTATGACAGCCTCGATGTGCGAAAACATGCAGTGGCCATCATAGGCCGCTATCTGACGAAGAACATTCGTCGCTATGGCTTTGCTCGACACCGGATGGCCAGTTCGGCCAATGACAGCAGCAAGTTGTGGAAGCACCACAGGATGCTTTTC GGACAAGCAACCAGCATCGTGAACGCCTTCAAGCGCTATCACAAGGTACAGGTGCCTTTGCCCCTGTCACTGTCCTTTGGCGTCTTACAATATGACGTCAAGAGAGACCACAGCAACGAAAGTCCGCGTCCAAGCGGACTTAACTGTTCCACCACGACCCTCCAGCCATTCACTACG GTGTGTGGTACCAAGTCAACCTTTAAGAGCGGTGGGAACGGAGAGAGCATGCTGTGCCATTACTAG